The sequence TCCGCTCGGCGCTTTCGAGGATGGTTTTCGTCTGGATAGAACTAAAATATCGGTAATAGACGGGTTGAGCTGGAATCGGCAGTCGCTCCGCAGCAAGGGGATAACCTCTCTTCAATTTAACGAGACAGCCACCGTGGTATTGGGCGCATACATCTCCTAACCCTGTTCGATTTTCCACTTCCGCCACATGGGCGGTCATCGCCAATTCTTCCTCAGATTTGCCTAATTCTAGTAAGGCGTTAAGTGCGTAGGTCGTAGCGAGCGAAGCTGCTCCACTTAGTCCAAAACCGCATCCGAGCGGTAAGGGCGAATCGATTTCTATCCGCATCGGCTGAGATGTCAGTTTCTGGACAACGGATACAACGGTAGGGAAACGAATCTCGCTGCCGTTAAACTGGACAGTGGTCTGGCTACTATGCTGGGCAACCGTTACAACAACGCCTT comes from Candidatus Poribacteria bacterium and encodes:
- a CDS encoding sugar kinase; this encodes MTQAKAFAPGNLSCVFKIIPHLEATKMHSLGMGFTITEGVVVTVAQHSSQTTVQFNGSEIRFPTVVSVVQKLTSQPMRIEIDSPLPLGCGFGLSGAASLATTYALNALLELGKSEEELAMTAHVAEVENRTGLGDVCAQYHGGCLVKLKRGYPLAAERLPIPAQPVYYRYFSSIQTKTILESAERRERINRAADETLQALEILTKAESVDFNACIQLSKQFSLNSGLLEDTRVQETIREIEDAGGIASMIMLGNAVFSTHPFEGATETQLSSGEKGRLL